CCGGTCGGTGGTGAGTGGGTTGTTGGGCAATGTGGCGCAAAAGAAGGAAGACAATATGTATCGCGCAGCGCGCGGGCGCGATGTGATGTTGTTTCCCGGGTCTGGTCTGTTTCAACGGAGAGAGGGAGGGGAGGATGATAAAAAGAGTACGCCCGGTTGGGTTGTGGCTGCGGAGGTGGTGGAGACGTCGCGTTTGTTTGCGCGCACCGTGGCTCGCATACAGCCGTCGTGGCTGGCGGAATTGGGCGGACATTTGTGCCGGGCATCGTATAAGGAGCCGTTTTACAGTATGCGGTCGGGGCGGGTGCTGGCGACCGAGACATTGACGCTGCACGGTTTGCAGGTGGGGCAAAAGCGCGTGGGGTATGGACGCATAGATGCCAGTGCTGCGACGGAGATTTTTATCCGCGAGGCTCTGGTGAATGATGAGGTGGCGTTGCCATATCCATTTGTGGCTCAGAATCGGGATTTGCGCGCGCGCGTAGAAACCTGGCAGATGCAACAGCGGTTGATGCAATTTCTGGATCTGGACGAGGCTGCGTATCGGTTTTATGCCGAGCGATTGGAGAATGTGTCTTCTACGCACGATTTGAATCGTCTGATTAAGAGGAAGGGCACGGATTTTTTGCTGATGTCCGAAAAGCATCTGGCGGGCGAGCAGGTGGATTTTGATCGGGATGCGTTTCCCAATTTTTTGGAGGTGGATGGCGAAGAGGTGCCGCTTTCTTATGCGTATCGGCCCGGACAGGATCGGGATGGCGTGACGTTACAACTGCCGTACAAGATGGTGCATTTTGTACAGCCCGAGGTGCTGGACTGGCTGGTGCCGGGGTTGTTGGAAGAGAAGATTACGCATTTGTTGCGCGGGCTTCCAAAAAGTATTCGCAAGCGGTTTGTCCCCGTGCCGGATAAGGCGCGAGAGATTGCTGCGGCGTTACAGCCGACGCACGGCGCGTTTTTGGATTCGCTGTCTGCCCATATTTTGAGCCATTACGGTATTGAGATTTCTCAAAGCGATTGGAATGTGCGCGATTTGCCGGAACATTTGCAGATGCGCGTGGAAGTTCAAGACGAGAAAGAGCAGGCGATTGTGGCTGCGCGGGATTTGCGCGTTTTGCGCGAGCAGTTAGATGCGCGCGAAGAAGATGTGCAATCCGATGCGTGGAGGCGGGCGCAAAAGCAGGTGGCGCGCCGAGATGTGACGGGGCAGACGATAGGTGAATTGCCCGAGCGCATAGAGGTGATGCAAGCCGGTGGGATGCCGGTGTTTGGCTATGTGGGGTTGAAGCGCGAGGGAGATCGCGTGGATGTGTGTTTGTTTAAGCGTGCGGAGGAGGCAGAACGCGAGACCCAGGCGGGTTGGATGCGGTTGTGCGAGCGCGAAATGCGGGATGAGATGCGGGCGTTGAAGCGGTCTTTGGGCGATTTGGCGCAGTTTGAGGGGGGGCGCGAGGCTTTGCGGGAGGGTGCGTACGCAAATTTAATGGCGCATCTGTTCACGCGCGACGCGGCGTTTCCCATAACGCGCCAGCGCTTTGATTCGCGCGTTCAACAGGCGCGGTTGTATTTGCAGCATCTGGCGCCGCAATTGATTCAGGCGATGGAATCGCTGTTTGAAACGCATCGAGAAATTCGCCTGTTGCGCGGTGGATATCCCGGGGTGGAGGCCGATCTCGCGCGTTTGATGCCGCCGGATTTTTTGCGACAAACGCCTTATGATCAGGTGTTGCATTTGGGTCGGTTTTTGAAGGCGATTGTGATACGGGCCGAACGCGCGATGCTCGATCCGATGAAGGACCGACAAAAGGCCGAGCAGGTTCAGCCTTTTCAAGACGCGGTGGATGAATTGATGGATCCGGAATTGACGGGTGCGAAGCGCGATGCAGTGCAGGCGCTGCGGTGGATGGTCGAGGAGTTTCGGGTGTCGGTTTTTGCACAGGAACTCGGTACGGCGCAAAAGGTGTCGCCAAAGCGGTTGTACGATAAATTGGAGCAGGTGAGAGGGATGGTGTAGAGGTTTTTATGACGCTTAACTTTTTTAAACCCTTTGCGGAGTATGTCTATCCCCACCGATGGAAGATTTTCTGGGGATTGATGCTGTTGCTGGGTACGCAAGTGGTTCAGGCGCTCGTTCCGTTGTTGATGAAATGGGCGATTGATACGGCTAAAGCGGGGCTGGATGCCGGGGATCTTACGGGCGATGTGGTCGATACAATCACGGGCAGCCCGATGGGCGATTTGCAGATGTATGGGGCACTCATGGTCGTGCTCGGTATCGCGCAATGGGGCATGTCCTTTGGGATGCGCTGGTTTATTGCCAGTGCTTCCCGTTTTATAGAGCGCGATATTCGCACGATTTATGTGCGGCATATTGTGCGGCTACCGCTGAGTTTTTTTCATGCGCAGCGCGTGGGCGATTTAATGGCGCGGGCGACCAATGATGTGGAAGCGATTCAGCGGTTTTTCTATTTTGCGTATCGCCTGTCGCTACAGGCGGTTTTGAGTTTTGTGCTCAGTCTCATTTTGATGTGCATCATTGACTGGCAGTTGGCTCTTTTGGCGCTGGCTCCTATGCCCGTGATGGCTTTTTGTGCGCGGTGGGTCGGGCAAAAGGTGCGCGTGGGCTACCGACGGGTTCAGGAACAATTTGCCGCCGTTAGTTCAAAAATTCAGGAAAATTTGACGGGTATGCGAATGGTCAAAGCCTTTGCTATGCGCCCGCTTGAGATTGTGGATTTCGGGATTCTCAATGAGGAATACGTCACGCGCAACCGCCATTTGATTAAGATCCGCAGTCTGTATTATCCGTTCACGTTTTTGTTGAGCGGTGTTTCTATGATTGTGATTTTGTGGCTGGGCGGTCTGCGGGTGATTGAGGGGAGTTTGAGCCTGGGGGCATTTGTGGCGTTCAATGCGTATTTGCTGCGGATGAGTCGCCCGATGTCGATGCTGGGGCGCATTGTCGATGAGTATCAACGCGCTGTGGCTTCGCTGAGGCGTATTGAAGAGGTTTTGAAAGTATCGCCGCAACCCGATGTGGCGGGTGGTACAACAGATGGCATCACGGGGGAGATTGAGTTTCGCAATGCGAGTTTTTCTTACAATGGTCAACGCGTGCTCAAAGATATCAATCTTCGGATTCCAGCGGGGAGTACGCTTGCCGTGGTGGGGCGCGTGGGTTCGGGAAAATCCACGCTGGCGCGGTTGATCCCCCGGTTGATCCAGGCAGATGAAGGGCGGGTTTTGGTCGATGGCAAGCCGGTGGAAGATATACCGCTTCAGACCATTCGTGATGCGACCGGGTATGTGCCGCAGGACGCATTTTTGTTTTCGGATACGATTCGGGAAAATGTGGCTTTGGGCACGCGGGCAGAGGGCGATGTTGCGCGCGCGACCGAGATTTCGCAATTGGCTCCGGATTTGCACCTTTTTCCCGATGAGTTAGAGACGATTGTGGGAGAGCGCGGGGTCACGCTTTCGGGGGGACAAAAGCAGCGCACAGCTATTGCGCGCGCGGTGATTCGAGAGCCGCAGATTCTGATTATGGACGATGCATTGGCCAGTGTGGATACGCGGACTGAGGAAGAGATTCTCAAACATTTGCGCGATATTATGGCTTCGCGCACGACGATTTTGATTGCCCATCGCATTTCAACTGTGAAAGATGCCGACCATATTATTGTGCTGGATGAGGGGCGCATTGTAGAGCAGGGGTCACACGATGAATTGGTTGAGTACGATGGGATTTATGCGGATATGTTTCGACGCCAGCATCTGGCTCGGGAATTGGAAATATTGTAATGGAAGAAGAGGAAATTGGTCATAAGGGTTTTGATCTGCGTTTGATGGCGCGGTTGATGAACTTTCTCAGGCCCTACAAGTGGTGGGTTGTTCTCACGTTTGTGCTCATCATTGTCGCAGCGGTTGTGCGGCAGGCCGGGCCTTATTTGACCAAGATTGCGGTGGATGATTATATCGTGCCGGGAGATGCGGATGGGTTGACCTATCTGGTCATGCTCTATATTGGTCTGCTTGTCGCGCAATTTGGTGTGGGGTATTGCCAGAGTTGGACGACCAATATGATCGGGCAGTGGGCTATGCACGATGTGCGTTTGCAGATTTTTATGCATTTGCAGCGGTTGCCCATGCGTTTTTTCGACCGCACGCCTGTGGGCCGTTTGATGGCGCGCAATACAAATGATGTGGATGCCCTCAACGAGTTGTTTACCGATGGCATTGTGTCGATGATTAGCGATATTTTTACGATTATCACGATTCTCGCATACATTTTTTATATGGATGTCACGCTCGGCTTGTTGATCTGTCTCGCATTGCCGGTGGCTTTTGTCGCAACCGTGTGGCTGCAGAATAAGACCTTTTTTGCGTATCGCGTTGCGCGCACGCTGTTCGCGCGATTTAGTTCATCGCTGCAGGAGACTGTGTCCGGGATGGAGGTGGTGCAGTTATTCGGTTGTGAAGATCGCTGTGTGAAGCGGTTTGAAGATCCGAATAAGGAGTATCTGGATGCGCGGCTAAAGAGTTCGTTTTATCATGCGGTCTATTTTCCGATTATGGAGTTGGGCGGTGTTTTGTTGTCCGCACTGGTGTTGTGGTATGGCGGCGCGCGGGTGCTGGATGGGGAAATTCAGTGGGGCGTGCTCGTGGCGATGTTGCAATATGTTCCGCGGTTTTTTATGCCTCTCCGCGATATTGCCGATCGTTTTACCGTGCTTCAGGTTGCTATGGCGTCTTCAGAGCGCATTTTTGAGTTGCTGGATACGAAGCCAGAATCACTTGGCGGTAGTGTAAGCGCCGATCACTTGAAGGGCGAGATCGCGTTTCAAAATGTCTGGTTTGCGTACAACGAAGGCGAGTGGGTGCTGCGCGATGTGTCTTTTCGCGTTGCGCCGGGGCAGAGTTTGGCATTGGTCGGGGCGACGGGCGCGGGTAAGAGTACTGTGATTAGTCTGGTGTGCCGGTTCTACGATATTCAGCGGGGTGCGATTCTGGTAGATGGTGTCGATATTCGCGAGTGGGATGTCGAGGCGCTTCGCAGACGCATTGGGGTCGTGCAACAGGATGTTTTTCTTTTTGCTGGCGATATTGAAGCCAATATCAGTTTGGGACATCCGCGCATTAGCCGCCAGGAGGTCGAGCAAGCCGCGCGCGATGTCAATGCAGACCGGTTTATCGACAAGTTGCCCGCTACCTATGAGCACGAGGTGCTGGAGCGGGGTAGTTCGCTTTCGGTTGGTCAGCGTCAGTTGATATCTTTTGCGCGTACGCTGGCTTCTGGTCCAGATATTCTCATTCTGGATGAGGCGACGGCGAATGTGGATACGGAGACCGAGATGTGGATTCAGGATGCGGTGGCAAAATTGATGCGGTCGCGGACTTCGATTGCGATTGCACACCGTCTTTCTACCATTCGAAATGCGGATAATATTCTGGTGATGCACCGCGGGCAAATCCGCGAGGAAGGCGACCACGATACGCTGCTCAAGCAGAATGGGATCTATGCCCGGCTTTATCAGTTGCAGTATCAAGAGGAGTAGGGGACCGTCTGTTCTTTATTTTCAAGGAGGTGTAATATGTTGTTCGGAGAAGGCGATTATCGGTACGAGGAAGTCGAGGGGTGGGCGAAGTTGCCCGAGGGGTGGGTGTTTACGCAGGTGTCGGATGCTGCGGTGGATTCACAGGGCCGCATTTACGCATTTACGCGCGGGATTCATCCCGTGGTTGTGTTTGATAAGGATGGCAATTTTATTACGTCGTGGGGTTATGGCGATTTTGGTATTTCGCCGAATTTGATCAGTCAATCACACGGCATTTTTATCGATCCGGACGATAAGGTGTTTTTGACGGATTCGTATCAGCATATTGTCAGGCGCTATACCCGGTTGGGCGAGTTGGAACGCGAATGGGGTACCCGCGGGGTTCCCGGTCCGACGTTTCACCGCAGGGAATACAATATGCCAACGGGTGTTGCTTACGCGCCAGATGGCAATTCGTTTTACGTGTCGGATGGGTATGGCAGCCGGTGTGTTCACAAGTATTCGCGCGAGGGCGAGCATCTCGCGGTGTGGGGCGAAGGGGGGAGTGGACCGGGGCAGTTTGCATTGGTGCACAATATCGGGTGCGATAAGACCGGGCGGGTTCTGGTGTGCGACCGGGAGAATAGCCGCATTCAGATTTTTGATCCAGATGGCAAGTTTATGGAGATGTGGACCGATGTGATGATGCCGGGCGATGTGTGGATTACGGATGACAATACGATTTATGTGGCGGAGCAAGGGGGCGGGGGGCGCATCAGTGTGTGGTCTGCAGATGGGGAGTTGATTTGTCGCTTTGAAGATAAGAGTGCTGTGCAGTCGCCGCACGGGCTTTGCGTGGATGACGAGGGTAGTATTTATGTGGCTGAGATCGGGATGGAGGGACAGGGGCAGCGGTTGCAAAAATTTGCGAGGGTTTAGGTTTTTTGAGTAATCACAACATAGGGAGGGGTTTATGGCTACACCAAATCGCATTCTCGAGCGTTATCACAATGGCGAAAAAGCCGTTGGGGTGCAGATGAGTTTTGTTTCAGAAATTGTGATCGAAGTGGCGGCTAAGATGGGGATGGATTTTATTTCGCTGGATGGGCAGCACGGCGCATTGACGTTGCCGACTATTGAGACGGTTTGTCGCCTTTGCGATGCTTATGGTATGACGCCGACTATGCGGGTTGTGGATCAGTCCGAGGCGGCTATTTTGACGGCTCTGGATCGGGGTATGCAGATGATTACGGTGCCCAATTTGCAGACTGCTGAGGAGGCCGAGCGGATTGTTCAGTTTGGTTTTTACGGGCCTTTGGGTCGGCGGAGCGCGATGAGTCAGCGCGTGGCTTATGGTTTGAACGATACCAGCGATAGTCGGAAGATTTTTGAGTTTACAAATGACAATACCATTATTGTGCCGCAGCTCGAGAGCAAGACGGCTTTTGACAATTTGGATGAGATTCTTCAGGTTGATGGGCTTATGTTTTTCGCGGGTGGTCCTCAGGATATCGCGCAGTCTATGGGGTATCCCGGAGAGCCGAATCATCCGGCGTGTATAGCGGCGTATGAGGCGGCGTGTGATAAGGTACGTGCGGCGGGGAAGCACATGAGTGGCGATGTGATGGTTAGTTTGGATGCTTTTGGGGCGATTTACGATGCGGGGAAGGCGTTGCTCGAAGCACACGGCCGCGAGTGTGGTATGAAGATTGGTTGAATTGC
The Gemmatimonadota bacterium DNA segment above includes these coding regions:
- a CDS encoding ABC transporter ATP-binding protein encodes the protein MTLNFFKPFAEYVYPHRWKIFWGLMLLLGTQVVQALVPLLMKWAIDTAKAGLDAGDLTGDVVDTITGSPMGDLQMYGALMVVLGIAQWGMSFGMRWFIASASRFIERDIRTIYVRHIVRLPLSFFHAQRVGDLMARATNDVEAIQRFFYFAYRLSLQAVLSFVLSLILMCIIDWQLALLALAPMPVMAFCARWVGQKVRVGYRRVQEQFAAVSSKIQENLTGMRMVKAFAMRPLEIVDFGILNEEYVTRNRHLIKIRSLYYPFTFLLSGVSMIVILWLGGLRVIEGSLSLGAFVAFNAYLLRMSRPMSMLGRIVDEYQRAVASLRRIEEVLKVSPQPDVAGGTTDGITGEIEFRNASFSYNGQRVLKDINLRIPAGSTLAVVGRVGSGKSTLARLIPRLIQADEGRVLVDGKPVEDIPLQTIRDATGYVPQDAFLFSDTIRENVALGTRAEGDVARATEISQLAPDLHLFPDELETIVGERGVTLSGGQKQRTAIARAVIREPQILIMDDALASVDTRTEEEILKHLRDIMASRTTILIAHRISTVKDADHIIVLDEGRIVEQGSHDELVEYDGIYADMFRRQHLARELEIL
- a CDS encoding ABC transporter ATP-binding protein encodes the protein MEEEEIGHKGFDLRLMARLMNFLRPYKWWVVLTFVLIIVAAVVRQAGPYLTKIAVDDYIVPGDADGLTYLVMLYIGLLVAQFGVGYCQSWTTNMIGQWAMHDVRLQIFMHLQRLPMRFFDRTPVGRLMARNTNDVDALNELFTDGIVSMISDIFTIITILAYIFYMDVTLGLLICLALPVAFVATVWLQNKTFFAYRVARTLFARFSSSLQETVSGMEVVQLFGCEDRCVKRFEDPNKEYLDARLKSSFYHAVYFPIMELGGVLLSALVLWYGGARVLDGEIQWGVLVAMLQYVPRFFMPLRDIADRFTVLQVAMASSERIFELLDTKPESLGGSVSADHLKGEIAFQNVWFAYNEGEWVLRDVSFRVAPGQSLALVGATGAGKSTVISLVCRFYDIQRGAILVDGVDIREWDVEALRRRIGVVQQDVFLFAGDIEANISLGHPRISRQEVEQAARDVNADRFIDKLPATYEHEVLERGSSLSVGQRQLISFARTLASGPDILILDEATANVDTETEMWIQDAVAKLMRSRTSIAIAHRLSTIRNADNILVMHRGQIREEGDHDTLLKQNGIYARLYQLQYQEE
- the hrpA gene encoding ATP-dependent RNA helicase HrpA, with amino-acid sequence MLKDGMEIARQLRQIQRQKRRDTGRLENLKVQAERSAALRKDREENPLHLTYPEALPITARKDEIVRAIREHPVVIVAGETGSGKTTQLPKMCLEAGRGVAAKIACTQPRRVAALSVSRRIAEELNVAWGAEVGCKIRFKDETAPETRIKMMTDGMLLAEIQGDPNLYEYDTIIIDEAHERSLNIDFLLGYLRLLQKRRPELRIVITSATIDTEAFSKAFDNAPIIEVSGRMYPVDVQYLPIEDLAGETYIDAAVTAVDMVVDAGRGDILVFMPTEKDIHETRRRLEGRHFRFTEILPLFGRLTAGDQQKVFYTQRYRRIVVATNIAETSITIPGIRYVIDTGLARISRHNPRNQTHRLPVEEISQSSARQRAGRCGRVQNGVCIRLYDEKSFLARPEYTQPEIQRSDLAEVILRMIALRLGDVETFPFIDPPRSQAIQGGFNVLRALDAIDDRKRLTPLGRDMARLPLAPTVSRMILQAQKERALREVLVIASAISIQDPRVRPLEQEKAADQEHKRFVDGESDFIALLNIWKAYHDTFEKLRTQSQMRKFCKQHFLSFNRMREWRDIYMQIRHTLREMGAFRMNRDDAGYDAIHRSVVSGLLGNVAQKKEDNMYRAARGRDVMLFPGSGLFQRREGGEDDKKSTPGWVVAAEVVETSRLFARTVARIQPSWLAELGGHLCRASYKEPFYSMRSGRVLATETLTLHGLQVGQKRVGYGRIDASAATEIFIREALVNDEVALPYPFVAQNRDLRARVETWQMQQRLMQFLDLDEAAYRFYAERLENVSSTHDLNRLIKRKGTDFLLMSEKHLAGEQVDFDRDAFPNFLEVDGEEVPLSYAYRPGQDRDGVTLQLPYKMVHFVQPEVLDWLVPGLLEEKITHLLRGLPKSIRKRFVPVPDKAREIAAALQPTHGAFLDSLSAHILSHYGIEISQSDWNVRDLPEHLQMRVEVQDEKEQAIVAARDLRVLREQLDAREEDVQSDAWRRAQKQVARRDVTGQTIGELPERIEVMQAGGMPVFGYVGLKREGDRVDVCLFKRAEEAERETQAGWMRLCEREMRDEMRALKRSLGDLAQFEGGREALREGAYANLMAHLFTRDAAFPITRQRFDSRVQQARLYLQHLAPQLIQAMESLFETHREIRLLRGGYPGVEADLARLMPPDFLRQTPYDQVLHLGRFLKAIVIRAERAMLDPMKDRQKAEQVQPFQDAVDELMDPELTGAKRDAVQALRWMVEEFRVSVFAQELGTAQKVSPKRLYDKLEQVRGMV